The region ATGCTGGAAAAAAGGTTGCCGCCTATCTTGAAAAACATAATGTGAACCAGATCGACCTGCTGGTGGCAACACATCCGGATATTGATCATATCGGTGGGCTGCCCTTTATCCTGAAATCGGTAGAGGTGAAGCAATTACTGGATTCCGGAAAAATGTATACAACGAAAACGTATGCCAGATATATCAGTCAAATATTGTTTTATAAAATACCGGTAGCAATTGCGAAAGAAGATGAACTTATCAAAATTGACCCTCATGTAAAAATAAGGATATTAAACGCGCATAGTGGCAGCGAAAACAACAATGAATCGTCGACTGTATTGCGGATCAGTTTTAAGGAAATTGATTTTTTGCTGATGGCCGATGTAAAAAAGGAGCAGGAAGAAGAAATGGCCAAAAAATATCAGCTTGATTCGGAAATTATTAAAATTGCGCACCATGGCTCCAGTACGAGTACATCACTCGATTTTTTAAAAGAAGTAAGTCCGCGGCTTGCGGTGATAAGTTATGGCCGAACAAATGATTTCGGACACCCGGTTGACAGGGTTATAAATAATTTGGATAAGGTCAATGCTGATATATATTCAACGGCGGTGTTTGGTGATATGACTATCCGTACTGATGGTAATAGTTATATGCTCATGACGGAAAAAACTCCTGTCAGTATTTTGGATGCTGGGTAATATTTTTACAAAAATAAACAATTATGATATCATATAAATATCAATATGAAACTAAACATGGGGAAGGTGTGTTGGCTAAATGCGTGAAAAAGATGCTTGGGTGATGAATGGATTTGCCGGCATTCTGGCAATCATTGTATTGCTGGCAGTAACCGTATTCAGCTTTTTTCAGGAATATTTTGTACTTGGAGCTATCTCTCTGATACTGGCTGTTGCATTAGGAAGCGGCGTTACCTTGGTTCAGCCAAATCAGTCCGTGGTTGTTATTTTCCTGGGGAAATACATGGGAAGTATCCGGAAAGAGGGGATTGCCATTACGGTTCCATTTTCTAACCGAAGAACGATCTCACTCCGGGTTCGCAACTTTAACAGTAAGCGTCTGAAAGTCAATGATGTGAACGGAAACCCGATTGAAATCGCTGCTGTAATTGTCTTTAAAGTGGTTGATTCCGCTAAAGCGGTGTTTGACGTTGACCGGTATGAAAACTTCGTGGAAATCCAGAGTGAAACCGCCATACGTGCGGTGGCAACAAAATACCCGTATGATACATTTACTGAAAATGAAATGACATTGCGCGGAAATGCAGAAGAAGTTTCAGATCATCTGGCAAAGGATCTGCAGGAGCGATTAACGGTTTCTGGAGTGGAAATTATCGAAACAAGGCTGACACATCTTGCATACTCCACGGAAATCGCCCAGGCAATGCTCCAGCGCCAGCAGGCAAGCGCGATTATTGCAGCTCGTAAACAAATCGTCGAAGGTGCAGTTGGAATGGTTCAAGATGCAATTGAGCAACTCGAGCGGGATGGTATTGTGGATCTGGATGAGGAGCGCCGTGTAGCTATGACCAACAATCTGCTTGTATCGATTGTATCTGATCATGGCACACAGCCAGTCGTAAATACCGGAACACTGTACCAATAGAGGGGTTATATGGCTAAAAAGAAAAACTTCCCGCTGCGAATCGACCCAAAGCTATATGATATTTTACAGTCCTGGGCTAAGGATGAATTCCGCAGCGTCAACAGCCATGTGGAATTCCTCCTGCGCGAATCGGCTAAAAAAGCCGGGCGTTTGCCCAAGTCACAGGATAAAAAAATAGGCGAAGATGATTGATGCTCTGCACTGTTGAAGGTGCAGGGCTCTTTTTTTATGGTGAGTTTTTTCACCGCAAATATTTTTTAAAAATTTTTCAAAAAATTATTGACAAAATCACTGGTTAGTTATATGGTTAGTTACATAAGTAATTAACCGAATAACTAAGGAGCCTTTTTATGAAGAGTAAATTGGATGAAAATAAGCCGATATTTCAACAGATCAAGGAACAACTTGAAGACTCCATCATCAATGGATCGGTAAAGCCGGGGGAACGTGTGCCATCCACCAATGAGTTTGCCAAGTATTATCAGATCAATCCGGCGACAGCTGCAAAGGGAATTAATGAGCTTGTAGCAGAAGAAATATTAGTCAAACGGAGGGGTGTGGGAATGTTTGTTACAGAAAATGCCAAAGCGTTGGTAACCGGAAAACGAAAAGAAACGTTTTATGAGAATTTCATGCTTCCTTTAAAAAGCGAAGCAAACAAACTGAACATCAGTAATGAAGAATTGCTTGAAATGGTAAAGAGGGGGACAATTAGATGAAGATTGAAGTGAAGAATCTGTCAAAGCAGTATAAAGATTCTAGCGCGCTTGATCATGTCTCATTCACGCTGGCGGAACCGAAAATATACGGTTTGCTCGGTCGTAATGGTGCAGGGAAAACGACATTTATGGATATTTTATCCGGTCATATTTTAGCATCCGGCGGAGAGATTCTGATTGACGGGGAACGTCCGTTTGATAATCAGCGTCTGACGCAGTCAATTTGTTTAATTAAAGAAGGCAACAACTTTAAAAGGGATTTGAAAATCAAAAATGTACTGCGCATCTTTGCTTATTTTTATCCAACGTGGGATCAGCAGCTTGCCGACGAATTAATTCAGGAGTATAACCTGAATCTGAATGCGAAAGTAAAGACATTATCCAAAGGCATGGAATCAGCACTCGGAATCATCGTCGGTCTGGCAAGTAAAGCGCCGATTACGATTTTTGACGAACCATACATTGGACTTGATGCTGCGGCGAGGAAGAAATTTTACGAGATATTGCTGGAAGAATACGAAGCCGAAAAGCGAATGATTATTTTCTCCACACATCTGATTGATGAAGTCAGTTTGATGTTTGAGGAAATTTTGATTCTGCAAAATGGTTTGCTGGTTATGAAAGAGGAAGCAGAAGTATTACGGAACAGCACGTGTGCCGTTTCCGGGACCGCTGAGGAAGTGGAGGCATTTATATCCGATAAAGATGTTATAGATAAGAAGAAAATTGCTGGTATGATGACTGCTTATGTACACGCCGATATGAAGCAGGCTCAGTCGGCCGGGTTAACAGCGGAAGGGATACCGATTCAGGAATTGATGATTCATTTGACTGAAAAGAAGGGGGCATAACCAATGGGAAGACAAATTAAAGGATTGCTTTATTTCTTTGTTACGGATATTCGCCATTCGCTTATTGTATTCTGGACGATTTTGTTAAGTATTCTGGTTGTATCATTCGCATTTGCGATTTTTCTAACCAGTGTAGAGGATGGATTTATGTATTTTATGTTAACCGCTCCAATCTATGTTTACTGCGCGATCCTGGGATTTTTAACAGTCAAGGAATCGGTGCCTTTCTCAATCAAAATGGGAGCAACGCGCAAAAATTTATTTATCAGTCTGGGAATTTTCTTTTTTGCACTTTCACTCGCCATGTCTGTTGCGGCAAGTGTACTGCAGGAAATAGTAAATGGTATTACTGGGGCGACAGGAATTGATACATTTACCTTTATGCATCTTGCCTACTTTTTGGAAAATACATGGTATACCAGGATTGTCATCGATACTTCAGTTTCGTTTTTCTTCCT is a window of Virgibacillus ihumii DNA encoding:
- a CDS encoding GntR family transcriptional regulator, whose amino-acid sequence is MKSKLDENKPIFQQIKEQLEDSIINGSVKPGERVPSTNEFAKYYQINPATAAKGINELVAEEILVKRRGVGMFVTENAKALVTGKRKETFYENFMLPLKSEANKLNISNEELLEMVKRGTIR
- a CDS encoding SPFH domain-containing protein translates to MREKDAWVMNGFAGILAIIVLLAVTVFSFFQEYFVLGAISLILAVALGSGVTLVQPNQSVVVIFLGKYMGSIRKEGIAITVPFSNRRTISLRVRNFNSKRLKVNDVNGNPIEIAAVIVFKVVDSAKAVFDVDRYENFVEIQSETAIRAVATKYPYDTFTENEMTLRGNAEEVSDHLAKDLQERLTVSGVEIIETRLTHLAYSTEIAQAMLQRQQASAIIAARKQIVEGAVGMVQDAIEQLERDGIVDLDEERRVAMTNNLLVSIVSDHGTQPVVNTGTLYQ
- a CDS encoding toxin-antitoxin system HicB family antitoxin; this translates as MAKKKNFPLRIDPKLYDILQSWAKDEFRSVNSHVEFLLRESAKKAGRLPKSQDKKIGEDD
- a CDS encoding ABC transporter ATP-binding protein, with amino-acid sequence MKIEVKNLSKQYKDSSALDHVSFTLAEPKIYGLLGRNGAGKTTFMDILSGHILASGGEILIDGERPFDNQRLTQSICLIKEGNNFKRDLKIKNVLRIFAYFYPTWDQQLADELIQEYNLNLNAKVKTLSKGMESALGIIVGLASKAPITIFDEPYIGLDAAARKKFYEILLEEYEAEKRMIIFSTHLIDEVSLMFEEILILQNGLLVMKEEAEVLRNSTCAVSGTAEEVEAFISDKDVIDKKKIAGMMTAYVHADMKQAQSAGLTAEGIPIQELMIHLTEKKGA
- a CDS encoding ComEC/Rec2 family competence protein, whose translation is MDKSRWCTALAAFCSTAQGKHQPHKGNINRTRETSTAQGKHQPHKGNINRTRETSTAQGKHQPHKGNINRTRETSTAQGKHQPHKGNINRTRETSTAQSVYQSQNWIVIPTSGKTILSHYQKGWVGMNRFMLRFLSGTIVILLIMTGQAGYIHAEEQPKMDVHFIDVGQGDSILVQTPSGKNILIDGGPPDAGKKVAAYLEKHNVNQIDLLVATHPDIDHIGGLPFILKSVEVKQLLDSGKMYTTKTYARYISQILFYKIPVAIAKEDELIKIDPHVKIRILNAHSGSENNNESSTVLRISFKEIDFLLMADVKKEQEEEMAKKYQLDSEIIKIAHHGSSTSTSLDFLKEVSPRLAVISYGRTNDFGHPVDRVINNLDKVNADIYSTAVFGDMTIRTDGNSYMLMTEKTPVSILDAG